In Babylonia areolata isolate BAREFJ2019XMU chromosome 10, ASM4173473v1, whole genome shotgun sequence, the following proteins share a genomic window:
- the LOC143286911 gene encoding organic cation transporter protein-like, with protein sequence MIKAEKKRNAVPSDISNASDPAPDKSPVEGDEAGLENLVECIGGHGPFQFFVWGVGFGSKACAAGVFLYMSFAGVTPDFWCAATSGGSGNGSDVTEAWWEARRSVSDPTYKACSLNGTTCSSFVFADDKNTIVNTWSLVCEEKWVSSTITSVQMVGVLLGALTAGQLGDLWGRRKTSIAMLIGEIVFSLANAFSPNWIFFIITRFGAGFSAGGYLVPYFALTMEFTDVQWRAFLGAIPAWPIGAGLMSLAAWLLHDWQHLGIAVAAFCVPFLVAWWFMPESVRWLMVHGRVKEAQAVLKRAARWNGTQAPEDSLTSHLAAVEVDRAKKQHLYTFRDLFRTRPMVRTTCLLFFVWFSSGAVYYFLAFGAENLSGNLYLNIFLLSVVEAPAMFLSAYLNNKIGRRWTAFLCYLAAGLCAVTVIILIHTGVDGSAVNGVVIASKLAMGGGWAAVLVFSAEQFPTVVRNIGYGAQNMASRVGAIVAPQMVFLYTSHPSIPYAVVAFLMLGSALCFLKLRETNDQALEDVLPMRVHPVRRQPTTEQYT encoded by the exons ATGATAAAGGCCGAAAAGAAACGGAACGCGGTACCTTCTGACATCAGCAACGCGTCTGACCCAGCGCCCGACAAAAGCCCCGTGGAGGGCGACGAGGCAGGTCTGGAGAATCTGGTGGAGTGCATCGGCGGCCATGGGCCTTTTCAGTTCTTCGTCTGGGGGGTGGGCTTCGGAAGTAAGGCCTGCGCAGCTGGCGTCTTCCTCTACATGTCGTTCGCTGGAGTCACACCGGACTTCTGGTGCGCTGCCACTTCCGGCGGAAGCGGAAACGGAAGTGACGTCACGGAAGCGTGGTGGGAAGCGCGGCGCAGCGTGAGCGACCCGACGTACAAAGCCTGCTCTCTCAACGGAACCACCTGCTCCTCCTTTGTGTTTGCTGATGATAAGAATACGATTGTTAACacg tggTCCCTGGTGTGTGAGGAGAAGTGGGTCAGCAGCACCATCACCTCAGTGCAGATGGTGGGGGTGCTGCTGGGGGCCCTCACTGCTGGCCAGCTGGGAGACCTGTGGGGACGGCGTAAAACCTCCATCGCCATGTTGATAG gtgagatAGTGTTCAGTCTGGCCAATGCCTTCTCGCCCAACTGgatcttcttcatcattaccagGTTCGGCGCGGGCTTCAGTGCCGGGGGCTACCTCGTGCCCTACTTCGCCCTCACCATGGAGTTCACGGACGTGCAGTGGAGGGCGTTCCTGGGGGCCATCCCGGCATGGCCCATCG GCGCGGGTCTGATGTCTCTGGCAGCGTGGTTGTTGCATGACTGGCAGCATCTGGGCATAGCTGTGGCTGCCTTCTGTGTGCCCTTCCTTGTCGCCTGgtg gTTCATGCCGGAGAGTGTCCGCTGGTTGATGGTGCACGGCCGAGTGAAGGAAGCCCAGGCCGTGTTGAAGCGGGCGGCCCGCTGGAATGGAACCCAGGCCCCCGAGGACTCGCTGACTTCCCACCTGGCGGCCGTGGAGGTGGACCGGGCCAAGAAGCAACACCTGTACACCTTCCGGGACCTCTTTCGTACCAGGCCCATGGTCAGAACCACCTGCCTCCTCTTCTTCGTGTG GTTTTCCAGTGGGGCAGTGTACTATTTCCTGGCCTTCGGGGCGGAGAACCTGTCTGGTAACCTGTACCTCAACATCTTCCTTCTCTCCGTGGTGGAGGCCCCTGCAATGTTCCTCTCTGCCTACCTCAACAACAA AATCGGCAGACGATGGACAGCCTTCCTATGTTACCTGGCGGCCGGGCTGTGTGCGGTCACTGTCATCATTCTCATCCACACAG GAGTGGACGGGTCAGCGGTGAATGGCGTGGTGATCGCCTCCAAGCTGgccatgggaggggggtgggcagcgGTGCTGGTCTTCTCTGCGGAGCAGTTCCCCACTGTGGTCAG aaaTATCGGGTACGGTGCCCAGAACATGGCCTCGCGTGTGGGAGCCATCGTGGCCCCTCAGATGGTGTTCCTG TACACGTCCCATCCGTCCATTCCTTACGCCGTGGTGGCCTTCCTGATGTTGGGCAGTGCCCTGTGCTTCCTGAAGCTCCGGGAGACCAACGACCAGGCCTTGGAGGATGTCCTGCCCATGAGg